One segment of Channa argus isolate prfri chromosome 17, Channa argus male v1.0, whole genome shotgun sequence DNA contains the following:
- the wdcp gene encoding WD repeat and coiled-coil-containing protein, with amino-acid sequence MDLGKAKLLRTGLNNLHQAIHPVHGIAWTDGKQVCLTALYYVNGGVKFGDTNVIGQFEHVFGLFWGPLCCSDSPALLAVQHKKHVTVWQMQISTLEQNKLLCTQTCEMSEPFPLLSQGCVWHPKLDILAVLTKKDTSVLFSVRVDNRRIKADIKGSGLIHCACWTKDGTRLVVAIGSALHSYIWNDIQKSLVACSFCPIFDVGGYICAIEATGETQVAVSTELPLDKICGLNAGIAFDVPTETDSQQNQGSHVLVSDDDSLPDSRRRSFESERTFIPSSGPLDLTHLLARHRRSDPSPLIHLRRRDTLTGSGQDSSHLILVTYERKVTTTRKVSIPGILVPDIIAFDPRGSTVAVASNTCNMVLVYCITASAMPNIQQISLQTNERPKGVCFLNDKMLLLMVGRQKSNDPAFLPSSNTDKYILHLIAKELMYNGETSITPPTSAPNHDSTSNFCTGIRRLSENLSKDGIKELVLPGGGVVRSPSNRRRLVEEIKSSEPSPVTSSVDFTDRASALSSASSVTVENFDMDHINRMASLTVASQASRDSSRASSPRFEPLDKLHTEPTLPMPEKAPGPGRERALQQLVHNMERLFTRFADVQQCLAEIRDYTQNGKKTLSIYPNASEPPYVNVTYQKQLSENVFIDERRPVLLCDGKLCLRVLQDLFNLSIVEMMYGPLWIVLVADADGFVPLTFRPKEEITVRNGKRKTTLRTPGSPESSCPSNPAPSQTEAST; translated from the exons ATGGATCTTGGAAAAGCCAAGCTGCTTAGGACAGGACTGAATAATCTACACCAAGCCATCCACCCTGTACATGGCATCGCTTGGACGGACGGCAAACAGGTCTGCCTGACTGCTCTCTATTATGTCAATGGCGGGGTGAAGTTCGGGGATACCAACGTTATTGGACAATTTgagcatgtctttggacttttcTGGGGCCCTCTGTGCTGCTCTGATTCCCCTGCCTTGCTGGCTGTTCAGCACAAGAAACATGTTACCGTGTGGCAAATGCAGATCAGCACCCTTGAGCAGAACAAGCTGCTGTGCACTCAGACCTGTGAGATGAGTGAGCCTTTTCCCTTGCTGTCCCAGGGCTGTGTGTGGCATCCTAAACTAGACATTCTAGCTGTGCTGACAAAGAAGGACACTTCTGTGCTGTTTTCTGTCAGGGTGGATAACAGGAGAATCAAAGCAGACATCAAAGGTAGTGGACTCATCCACTGTGCATGCTGGACCAAGGATGGTACACGTTTGGTGGTGGCTATAGGCAGTGCTCTTCATTCTTACATCTGGAATGACATCCAGAAGAGTCTGGTGGCCTGCTCCTTCTGCCCTATTTTTGATGTGGGAGGCTACATCTGTGCCATCGAAGCCACGGGAGAGACTCAAGTAGCTGTGTCCACCGAGTTACCTTTGGATAAAATCTGTGGGTTAAATGCTGGCATAGCTTTTGATGTGCCAACAGAGACGGACTCCCAGCAAAACCAAGGCTCACATGTGCTTGTGTCAGATGACGATAGCCTTCCGGACTCTAGAAGGCGATCATTTGAATCTGAAAGGACCTTCATCCCAAGCTCAGGCCCTCTGGATCTTACCCACCTCCTGGCAAGGCACCGCCGCTCTGACCCCAGCCCGCTTATCCACCTTCGTCGCCGAGACACACTAACAGGCTCTGGGCAGGACTCCTCACACCTCATTCTGGTCACCTATGAACGTAAAGTCACTACCACCCGCAAAGTCAGTATCCCAGGAATTTTGGTTCCTGACATCATTGCCTTTGATCCACGTGGCTCTACAGTTGCTGTGGCCTCCAACACTTGCAACATGGTTCTTGTGTATTGCATCACAGCCTCTGCAATGCCGAACATTCAGCAGATTTCTCTGCAGACGAATGAGAGGCCTAAAGGAGTCTGCTTCCTCAATGACaagatgctgctgttgatgGTGGGAAGGCAGAAGTCCAATGATCCGGCCTTCCTCCCATCTtccaacacagacaaatacattCTTCATCTGATAGCCAAAGAGCTGATGTACAATGGAGAGACTTCTATCACACCACCCACCTCTGCCCCGAACCATGACTCCACTTCTAATTTCTGCACAGGGATTAGGAGGCTCTCAGAGAACCTATCTAAGGATGGCATAAAAGAGTTGGTGTTGCCTGGAGGGGGAGTAGTTCGTTCACCAAGCAACAGGCGCAGGCTGGTGGAGGAGATAAAAAGCAGCGAACCCAGCCCAGTCACCAGCTCTGTGGACTTTACCGACCGAGCATCAGCCCTCTCCAGTGCCTCTTCCGTCACAGTTGAGAATTTTGATATGGACCATATAAACCGCATGGCTAGTCTGACGGTGGCTAGCCAGGCCAGCAGAGACTCTAGCCGGGCCAGCTCTCCCCGCTTCGAGCCATTGGATAAGCTTCACACCGAGCCAACGCTGCCTATGCCCGAAAAGGCACCAGGACCTGGCAGGGAGCGTGCACTACAGCAGCTTGTCCACAACATGGAGAGGCTCTTCACACGTTTTGCAGATGTACAGCAGTGCCTGGCAGAAATCAGAGATTATACACAGAATGGCAAGAAGACCCTGAGTATATATCCCAATGCCAGTGAGCCTCCCTATGTCAATGTCACCTATCAG AAGCAGTTATCGGAGAACGTGTTCATCGATGAGCGGAGGccagtgctgctgtgtgatgGGAAGCTGTGTCTGCGTGTCCTCCAGGACCTCTTTAATCTCAGTATTGTGGAGATGATGTACG GTCCACTGTGGATTGTACTTGTGGCAGATGCAGATGGCTTTGTGCCTCTGACATTCAGGCCCAAAGAGGAGATCACAGTGAGGAATGGGAAGCGGAAAACTACCCTGCGGACTCCTGGCAGTCCAGAGAGCTCTTGTCCATCCAATCCAGCCCCCAGCCAAACAGAGGCTTCAACATAG